In Pseudomonas sp. Q1-7, the genomic window ACGGCCGCCTGCAATTGCGCTTCGCTCACCCGAGGATCGCGCAGCAACTTGGTAGGCACCGCGTAGAGGTGGCGGCTGGACAGTGGCGAGAAGTACAGCGTGCTGCCGTCAGCGGACAGTGCGATGCCGTCCGAAGCCACTCCCAGCGGCTTCGTCTTGCCGTCGGCGCCTTTGCTCAGCAGCGCCGGCCGGCCCTCGACCATTGGAACGAAATGGCTATCCACGGAGGTCTGTGGCGCACCGCTCAGGCGGCGGCTGGCCGCGCCGCTGGCGATGTCCATGACGATGATCCCGCCAGGGCCGGACACCGATGAGTCAGTGACGTAGACCGTACCCTGCGCGCCTGCGCGGAAGTCGAAGCGCATGTCGTTGACGTAGGTGCTCGGCAGGATCACCTCGGGTGGAAACACCAGGGTCTTGACGACCTTGTCGCTGGCGAGGTCGATGGCTACCAGCTTGGCGCCCCCGGCGCGCGGTGTGGAAAATTCCGGTGCGGCGGTGTCCAGCACCCAGACGCGCCCCTTGCCATCGGCAACCACGCTTTGCACGCTAATGAAGCCCTTGGACGGGTCGTTCGGGTCTGCGACGTTGATGGCGGCGTTGGGGTATGGCTCCACAGTGCCATTGCGGATTTCGCCGACGGTGAAGGGAACGGTGTCGCCCCAGCGCGGGAAGTTGACGAAGATGCGACCCGTCTCGCTGACGGTTACGCCAGTGGGCATCGCCCCATGAAAGGCGAACACCTGATCGATCACTCCCACCGGCTTTTCTGCGGCGGCGCTGGCCGGCAGCGGTTGCAGCTGGGCTGCAAAAGTGGCAGGGCTGAGGATGGCCAGGGCCAGGGCCAGGGCCAGAGCTGTGTGCCGGATCGGCAGGGGGATGCGCATGAGGATTCTCCGTTGTCTGCAATGAGGGCAGTAGGCTCGAACGAGTCAGAGGCTTTCAGAGCGATCTTGCCTCTGGCTGTGCCGCTTTCGATCCAGGTCTCTCGATGTGACCCAGGTGCCCGCCCCACGACGCGGCCTTCGATGGACAGACTTGGGTCGCTAACAACCAAGGTGTCCATGGGGTGACTCCTGCGGGGACATAGGCCGGGAGCGGAACGCGAAGCCATCTTCGGCTTATCGTCTGCGGAGAAAAAGGCGCTGAACCGATCAACACTTTCATTCGCAGAATGAAAATACGTTCGGTTGAAGCCCCTGACCGTTCGGGCAGTTTTGCGCTGTCGGCGGGCTCGTGCGGAATGGCGAACGTTATGCCCTTGGCTTCACCGGACCGTCGCCGGGGAGGTGGCGATCCCCTTGGATCAGCTCGACCTGTGAGTCTGTCCAGCCGTTCGGGCAGCGCCATACCGCCCAGG contains:
- a CDS encoding L-dopachrome tautomerase-related protein, with the translated sequence MRIPLPIRHTALALALALAILSPATFAAQLQPLPASAAAEKPVGVIDQVFAFHGAMPTGVTVSETGRIFVNFPRWGDTVPFTVGEIRNGTVEPYPNAAINVADPNDPSKGFISVQSVVADGKGRVWVLDTAAPEFSTPRAGGAKLVAIDLASDKVVKTLVFPPEVILPSTYVNDMRFDFRAGAQGTVYVTDSSVSGPGGIIVMDIASGAASRRLSGAPQTSVDSHFVPMVEGRPALLSKGADGKTKPLGVASDGIALSADGSTLYFSPLSSRHLYAVPTKLLRDPRVSEAQLQAAVRDLGEKGASDGLEADAEGAVYATDYEHNGIRKRLADGSWQTIVHDPRVLWPDTLSIGPDGYLYFTANQLHRSPGFNDGHDLRSKPYSLLRVKIDAAPAPTH